From the genome of Acidobacteriota bacterium:
GCTCCTCGATGGTGGCCGGCACCTGCCGGACCACCCGCTGAAGGTGGGCGATCTCCTCGGGAAGCATCTCCGCCAGCGCCCGCCGGTTGGCGAGCCCCGTCAGGGGGTCGGTCCGCACCATCTCCTCGAGCTTGATGTTCTGGGCCGAGATCACCTGATTGGCCCGCGCCAGATCCGCAGTCCGCTCGGCGACGACCCGCTCCAACTCCTGCCGGCGGTGACGTTCCGCCAGCACGCGGAATCCGACCACCGAGGCGGACAACACCGCCACGCTCGCCAGGATCAGCAGGCGGAACCACACCGTGGCATACCACGGCGGGTGGATCCGCACCGCCAGCTTGAGGGGTTCGGGCGCCCAGACACCGTCGCAATTCTCCGCCTGGAGCAGGAACATGTAGTCACCCGGCGGTACCCGCCGGTAGACCGCCCGGCTTTCCGGACCAGGCGCGGTCCAACCCCGGTCGTGGTTGACCAGCTGCCAGCGGAACTTCACTCGCTCTGGCCAGATGAAGCTCAGCGCCGTGAATTCAAAGCGCAGATCGTTTTCGTCCGGCCCCAGATCGAACTGCGGGACGGGCCGATCCGCGGCGGCGTCCAGCTGTTGAAACCCTTCGAGCGGCCGGTCGTTGACCAACACGTTTTCTAAAACCAGCGTCGGCGGCTGCATGTTTGTGCGCAGCATGTCTGGTTCGGCCACGGTGACGCCGCTGATCATGCCCATCCAGAGCCGGTTGTGGCTGTCGCGGAAGGCGGCGTTCTGGGCCGCCTCGATGTGGGACAGGCCGCTGGCGTCGGTGTACACCCGGTCCACCCGCCCGTCGGGGCTGACCAGGGCGACTCCGCGGGTGGTGCCCGCCCAGATGCGGTGATAGAGATCCTCGACGAGGAACCAGACGCTCTTGCTGGGGAGGCCGCCGCGGGTCGTGACGGTGAAATCGCCCGAACCGTCTATCGGATGCACCCAGATCCCAGTGTCCGTCCCCGCCCATACCCGGTTCTGCTCGTCCACCCGGATGCACCACACGCGGTCGTCCGGCAGCCCCTGGCGGGTTGTCCACGTCTGGAAACCGGTGCCGGAGAATCGGACGACGCCGCCGCCGTACGTAGCCATCCAGACGGCCCCGGCGCTGTCCTCGGCGAGGCTCATGACATGCAGGCCGGGGATCTCGGCACCGGACGCCCAGGTGGTCCAGGCATCGTCGCGGAATCGGCTCACCCCGTCCTCGGTAGCCACCCAGACCGCGCCGTCTCTGGCTCGCAGGATCGCGAACACCGAATTGGGGGAGACCCCCTCCCCCGACCGCCAAACCCGGATTCGCCGACGGTCCCGGTCCACCCGTGCCACGCCGTCACTCGTTCCCACCCACAGGTTGTTGCCGTCCGCCGTCAGGCAGATCACCCGGTCGCTTGGCAGTCCGTTTGCGGCCGTCAGTCGCGGCCCCCATTGGCCGTCGCACCATGAGGCGACCCCGGCTCCCAACGTGGCCATCCAGATGCACCCATCCGGTGTTTCCGCAAAATTCAGCACCAGCGGCGTCGGCAGGCCCGATTCGGCCGTCAGCAATCGAAACGCGCCACGGACGGCTTGATAGAGTCCATCCCCGTTCGTACCCACCCACAGGTTGCCCTCCCGATCCTCGAAAAGCACCCGCACGTCATCGGTCGCCCCGGAGCGCAGGGGCTGATGCACCACCTCGCCTTCTTCAATGCTGAACAACCCCTGGCTGGTTCCCACCCATATCTCACCCAGGCGGGTCACCCGCAGCACGCGGGCCCGCGGCAGGCCCCCGGTGAACGGCACGGCTTCCACCGATCCGTCGAGATGGCGACGCCACATCCGGCCGTCCTCGTCGATCACCCACAGCGTGTCGTCATCCCCGAAGACGGCGGCGGCCACGCGGCCGGTCTCGCCGGCGGGGCGAACGGTGATTTCCTCGACGCGATCCCCACGGACGCGCCAGAGCCCTCCGGCGCTCAGGACCGCCACCTCGCCGCTGCGGGGAGCGGTGAACAGGCCATCCACGGCCAGGGGCGCGAGCAGCGCGCAGCCCGAACCGTCGGAGCGGAACAAGCCTTCCCGGTAGCCGATCCAGAGGTCTCCGCCCCGATCCACAGCCAAGGCACGAATCCGGCTGACGGGCAGGCCCCGCTCCGCCAGGGGGTGGCTGAGGCGGTTCCGGTCCCAGCGCGCCACGCCGCCCCGGTCGGTGCCCACCCAGACGCCGCCGTCAGCAGTCGGTGCCAGGGACCAGACGAAATCGTCGGTCAATCCGTCTTCTTTGGTGAAGATCAGAAATCGTCGCCCGTCGTACCGGGACACTCCCCCGCTCGTCCCCACCCACAGATAACCCAGCGCGTCCTGGGTGACGGCCCGCACCTGCGACTGGGCCAGCCCCTCTTTGACCGACACGTGGCGCATGGACAACTGCTGGCCCGAAACCCAGCCGGCCAGACAAAACACCACCAATGTCCCGCACGCACGGCCCAGAGCGGTGTCGACCCGGCGGACAGCCCTCATAACACCTTCAGCCGCAAACAGTGACTGTGTTTATTGTAATGGCCGGGGATACGCTTTGCAATTGAATTTGAGTCGGACCGGGGTAACGAATGCTTCAAACGTATGCAGCCGGCAAACCCCGGCCCGGGTGTCCAGAGAAAGGTATTCCAGCGGGCCCTCGACACAGGCGCCGCTGTTCGCGTACAGGCGCTGCCGCCAGTCGACGCGGCCGATGTGCGTATGGCCGGTGATCACCGCATCGCAACCGCGGGCGGCGGCCATGGCGAGCGCCCAGCGCTGGAAGCGACAGCGATCGGGTGCAGCGGATGCACCCCGGATCGCCCGGTCCGCCGCGGCGAACAGCCGGTGGAGGCGTTGCAGGCCCAGCCGCTGGATGTGGCAGCCGAGACAGACCAGGAATTCGGACGTGCGCCGCGCCCGGCGGAAGATCCAGTCATACGGGTGACCGTGCAGGAACAGCAGGCGCATG
Proteins encoded in this window:
- a CDS encoding diguanylate cyclase, coding for MRAVRRVDTALGRACGTLVVFCLAGWVSGQQLSMRHVSVKEGLAQSQVRAVTQDALGYLWVGTSGGVSRYDGRRFLIFTKEDGLTDDFVWSLAPTADGGVWVGTDRGGVARWDRNRLSHPLAERGLPVSRIRALAVDRGGDLWIGYREGLFRSDGSGCALLAPLAVDGLFTAPRSGEVAVLSAGGLWRVRGDRVEEITVRPAGETGRVAAAVFGDDDTLWVIDEDGRMWRRHLDGSVEAVPFTGGLPRARVLRVTRLGEIWVGTSQGLFSIEEGEVVHQPLRSGATDDVRVLFEDREGNLWVGTNGDGLYQAVRGAFRLLTAESGLPTPLVLNFAETPDGCIWMATLGAGVASWCDGQWGPRLTAANGLPSDRVICLTADGNNLWVGTSDGVARVDRDRRRIRVWRSGEGVSPNSVFAILRARDGAVWVATEDGVSRFRDDAWTTWASGAEIPGLHVMSLAEDSAGAVWMATYGGGVVRFSGTGFQTWTTRQGLPDDRVWCIRVDEQNRVWAGTDTGIWVHPIDGSGDFTVTTRGGLPSKSVWFLVEDLYHRIWAGTTRGVALVSPDGRVDRVYTDASGLSHIEAAQNAAFRDSHNRLWMGMISGVTVAEPDMLRTNMQPPTLVLENVLVNDRPLEGFQQLDAAADRPVPQFDLGPDENDLRFEFTALSFIWPERVKFRWQLVNHDRGWTAPGPESRAVYRRVPPGDYMFLLQAENCDGVWAPEPLKLAVRIHPPWYATVWFRLLILASVAVLSASVVGFRVLAERHRRQELERVVAERTADLARANQVISAQNIKLEEMVRTDPLTGLANRRALAEMLPEEIAHLQRVVRQVPATIEERCLAIVMLDLDHFKHVNDTHGHETGDILLERIAAALRSAVRGIDLVVRWGGEEILVVARDVKSRGLKGLVTKLMRTVADVTVPGRQGQPVRVTASLGFCFYPLGRADGVSREDWGRIVDLVDALLYVAKNTGRARACGLIRSDEPLSDVSEPDILRALMRDPRRTPQGLKFVEIDLPGPGADSGPAADPHAADRHGESGPA
- a CDS encoding serine/threonine protein phosphatase; this translates as MEIAVISDLHLGRGDRIDPFRGRDAELIRFLDHLERSFERIILLGDIFETLTGAGWGNQREEFAVCGAAHHAVARRFFERPAYTYLHGNHDWVAGPLVGAPAELELRMDGMRLLFLHGHPYDWIFRRARRTSEFLVCLGCHIQRLGLQRLHRLFAAADRAIRGASAAPDRCRFQRWALAMAAARGCDAVITGHTHIGRVDWRQRLYANSGACVEGPLEYLSLDTRAGVCRLHTFEAFVTPVRLKFNCKAYPRPLQ